The genomic region GTTTAAGCGCAACTTCAATTTGATCACCTAATAACGTCTTACTAATTTCACAATCGAAGGTGATGGCCGTTACATTATCATGCCCGCCGGCAATCATATCTAAACTCGTTAAATAACTTTTGGCCAAATCACCATGACTGACTAATATCAATTGTCTCATTCGCTAATCATCCTTTTATCTGTAAGTTCTGACGGCCTTGGTCCGTTCTGTTTGATCCGTAGTTGTTTTTTGATTAGCTGTATCGGCTAATACGGTCCCCGTGTTTAGTGTACTTAAAACCATACTCGATAATAAAATTGTCTGATAGGCTTTCATAATTTACTCCTCCATTGTTATCACAATACTCAAGATTTTTTTATTATAGCATTCAAAAATGCTTAACAGAGGCCGTTACACGGGTAAAAGAGTCAGTCTAATAACAGTCAATCAAACGACTATAAATCAATTTTTCGTTCAATCATATTGCAACGTAACTATCATAAAAAGCCCGACCAATTGGTCGAGCTTTCCATGATGGTTGTTGCGTTTCCCTTTATTTTGGTACACTCTTAGTTTACCAAATCATGATTTCATCACCACTGACAAACACGCCGTCTTGTTCTAATCCCGAACAAAACGCTTCATTTGTACAGTTGTTATTTCATCAGCCGTTCGATTTGACGTAAATTAAAACAGACGCGCACATCAACGGCCTCGCCAGATTCTTTTAAATTACCTTCAAACCAACGATCAATTTGGTTAATGAGTGCCCCACTGTAAAAGATCTCAAAGTCTTTCAACTCCGAATCAGTATAGTGTGGTCGATATTTTTCAAGTACTTGTTTAAAGACAGTCGTTGTGAAGGATTCAAAGAAAGCACAACGCAGCATTTCATCCGAGAAACGATAGAGATTTAAACAAAATTCAGGATAACGCATAATGAATTGGACCATCTCGTGACAGCCCTCTTCCCAGTGGCCGGCGCAAATCGCCTGCCTCACCAGCGCTAGTACCTCTTGCTCTAATGTCCATCTAAACAGACCACACATCCCATTTGGAAAATGATAATAAAAGGTCGTTCGTGAGACCTCTGCCTGTTCTAAAAACTCAGCGACGGTTAATTTTCGTTGCCGTTTCTTTGATAATAATTGCATTAAAATTAATGCCATATGTTGCTTCATAACTTGTCCTTTCCTCATTTACCCACCCCTTCTTAATTTTTCCTCTTCTAGTTTATCAAAAAAATGATAAGTCATGTTTAAACATTAACAAAGACTAAGATTAATGTAATCGTTATCAAATTTTTCGAACAAAAAAAGCTCAGATTGCCGCAATAACGCGGTATATCTGAGCTTTTTTAAGCATCATGTTTATTTTTCTAAACCTTCAGCAACTGCTTCTGGGTAGTTGGCTGTGACAATCGCAGCACAACGCGCACAAAGCATTGGGAACTTGTCGTCTGAACCGACATCGGTCTTAATCATCCGACAACGATCACAAACGTCACCTTCGGCATGAGCAACACTAACAGCAACGCCGTCAAATTGTGTGGCTTCTGCTGGGGCTTCTACAGCTTGGTCAGCAATTGTTAATTGTGAGACAATCAATAATTGTTTAACGTCAGCATCTAATGAAGCTAATAAAGCAGCATTGGCTTCGTTTGGATAAAGTGTTACGGCAGCTTCTAATGACTTACCGATGACCTTGTCCATCCGGGCCGTTTCAAGGGCTTTTAAGACATCGTCACGAATACCCATGAAAGCATTCCATGTAGCGACTAAGTCTTCTTCACCGGCAAAATGTGCCACTTCTGGCATTTCAGCTAATTGAACGAATTCTTCTGGTTCATGTAAGTAGCTCCAGATTTCTTCAGCTGTATGTGGCAAGATTGGTGTTAATAACTTCGTCAAGGCAACTGCTACTGCATAGAAAACAGTTTGCATGTTACGACGAGGCGCATCATTTTGGCCATCAATATAAACAACATCTTTAGCAAAGTCTAAGTAGAAGGCTGATAATTCGTTCGTTAAGAACATATTGATTGTCTTATAAACTGTGGCAAAATCGTAAGCATCGTAAGCAGCTTTACAACTTTCAATGATTGCGTTTAAGCGAACCAACATGAACTTATCAACTGAGCCTAATTCTGCGTAATCAACTGTGTCTTTGGCAGGATCAAAGTCGGTTGTGTTAGCGATCATAAAGCGCATTGTGTTCCGGATCTTCCGGTAAGCTTCACTGACTTGTTGGAAGTTTTCCATTGTCACTTTCACATCTGAACTAGCATCGACTGAGGCTACCCAGAGGCGGACAATATCTGCACCCATTTGTTTAATGATCTTTTCAGGTAGGATTGTATTCCCAAGTGATTTACTCATCTTACGACCATTACCGTCTAAGACGAAGCCTTGTGAGATAACAGCCTTATAAGGGCTCACTTCGCCAACCGCAACGCTCGTGATTAAACTTGAGTTAAACCAACCACGATATTGATCTGAACCTTCTAAGATTAAGTCTGCTGGATAAGTTAATTCATCACGAGCAGCTAAAACAGCTTGATGTGATGAACCTGAATCAAACCAAACATCCATGATATCTTTTTCTTTTGTAAATTCACCATTTGGGCTACCAGGATGTGTAAAGCCAGCTGGTAATAAGTCTTTAGCATCCCATTCAAACCAAACGTTTGAACCGTGTTCTGCAAAGAGTTGTGCCACACGTTCGATTGTTTCTGGTGTGATGATTTCTGTACCGTCTTCAGCGTAGAAGATTGGTAATGGCACACCCCATGCCCGTTGACGAGAGATAACCCAATCGCCACGATCACGAATCATGTTGTAAAGACGCGTCTTACCCCATTCTGGCATGAATTCAACTTTTTCGATTTGTGCCAAGATTTGATCTCTGAACGCATCGATTGAAGCAAACCATTGTGCTGTTGCTCGGAAGATAACTGGTTTCTTTGTCCGCCAGTCATGTGGGTAACTATGCGTGAAGAAGTCGAGTTTCAATAATGAGCCGTTCTTTTCAAGCGCTTCTATCACCATTGGGTTTGCTTTGTCGTAATAAACACCTTCAAAGCCAGGGGCATCTTCAGTCATAATCCCTTTGCTGTCAACGACTGAAAGCACTGGTAACTTATATTTTGTCCCAGCGTTGTAATCATCTTCACCGTGACCTGGTGCCGTATGCACTAAACCAGTCCCAGTTTCTAATGTCACGTGGTTCCCTAAGATCACCAATGATTCACGGTCATATAATGGGTGGCGGGCTGTCATTAATTCCATGTCAGCACCCTTGAAAGTCTTCAAGATTTCAACTGATTCCCAACCAAGAAGATCAGTCATCTTGTTCAAACGTTCTGCAGCAACAACGTATTTTTGACCGTCAGCTAATACTTGAACATAATCAAAAGCTGGGTTAACAGCAATCCCTAAGTTAGCAGGAATTGTCCATGGTGTTGTTGTCCAGATGATGAATTTTGTGTCAGCATCTAATAAATCTTTACCATCAACAACGTTAAACGCAACGTACATTGATGGTGACTTGATGTCTTTGTATTCAATTTCAGCTTCAGCTAATGTTGATTCTGATGAAGGTGACCAGTAAACGGGCTTCTTACCTTTATAGATATAGCCTTTTTTAGCCATTTCACCGAAGACACGAATTTCTTCAGCTTCGAAATCAGCTGTTAAAGTGATGTATGGATTATCCCAATCAGCAGAAATACCAAGGCGTTTGAAATCTTGGCGTTGCGTGTTGACTTGTTCCATGGCATAGTCGTAACAAAGTTTACGGTAGTCAACAAGGCTCATTTCCTTCCGTTTAATACCCTTTTTAGCCAAGGCTTGTTCGATTGGCAAACCATGTGTATCCCAACCAGGGACAAAAGGTGCGCGGAAACCGTTCATTGATTTGTAACGAACGATGATATCTTTACTTGTTTTATTTAAGGCGTGACCCATGTGGATATTACCGTTAGCAAATGGAGGCCCATCATGAAGTACGAATGATGGTTTACCTTCATTTAATTTTTGCCGTTGTTGATAAAGGTTGTTATCGGCCCAACCTTTTTGCCAATCGATTTCACGATTAGGCAAACCTGCTCGCATTGGGAAAGCTGTCTTACCCAAGTTTAATGTTTCTTTGATACGCATTAAATCACTCCTCAATTTTTTAAAACAAAAAAAGACCCCGCCCCGTATAGGACGAAATCTTCGTGGTACCACCTAATTTTGAGAGTCAAAGACCCTCCTTAAGATGCGTTAACGGGCATTGGCCGTTCCAAACTACTTGATTCATCTGAAAAACAACAAGGTGATACACACTAAATAGAGCATTACCAACCTTCCACCAGTCGTTGGCTCGCTTAAATGTTATTTAATTTGTTAATTCTTGTTATTGTCTGTTAATGGTTCGCTATCGTCTTCTTCGATTGGATTATAGCCATAGCCATTATGAGTTTCTTCTGATTGAATTTCATCATCTAAAGTATCGGCCTTAATGACTGGTTCTTCAGGTGCTTCTTCATCAGCTACTTCTGGTAACTTATCATCAGGGAAAACAATCGTATGGGTTGTTTGATCAGAAAAGTCATCAGTCGTAATATCATCCCATGGTTTAACTACTGTCTCTGAGTCTACTAGATTATGCTTCTTGCTGTCAAGGTCTGTGAGGTCAATTTCTGCAGATAATGCTTCATGACCAGCTAAATCATCTTTAGATAATAGGTCTGTCCATTCGGGGCTCTTAACAACTTCCAATTGTGATTCGAGCATCACTTGTAATCTTTGACGGAAAACGCGTGTTTGTTTCTTCAAATCGTCTGTTTCGATGGCGATTTGTTTAGCACGTTCAGTTGCATCTTCAATAATGTGGTTGGCTTTTTCAGTCGCATCATTCAACATTGATTTAGAATTCTTTTCTGTTTCAGTTTGAATAATTTCAGCTTCTCTTTTAGCATTTTCTTTAACTTTATCGGCTGCTTCTTGGGCCACAATAATTGATTGGTTCAAGGCATCTTTTAATTCGTTAAAGTAAGTGACCTTTTCATCACTTGATTTTAGTTCTGCTTTTAAAGCATCATTTTCATTTAAAACTGATTCGTAATCCTTAATCACTTGGTCTAAAAAGTCATTAACTTGATCAGGATTATATCCCCGCATCTTATTGCCGAACTCTTTGTTATGAATATCTAAAGGTGTTAAAACCATTCTGAAATCCCTCCGTCATTTTCAACATTTCTATTATTTTCTTAGAATACCAAGTGTCACACGGTATTTTTCTTTACGCGTTTGACCATCAATTGATTTGAGCTGAATACGCCCATAGCCACGGACAGAAATAATGTCTAATAAGTCTAATTCAAAATCAGGCTTATCAAAGGCTTGCCAATTCAATTTCACTTTATTACCTTGAACAAGCTCTTTAGCACGTTGCCGTGACATATTATAAACTGCCGCGATAATCGTATCTAGTCGGAATGAACTGACTAATAGCTGTTCAAACTGCCAAGCATCCCTGGGGATAATCAACTCAGTATAGGCTTGTTCTTCAAGGTGAACAGTAACTTTACCAATCTTCGTAATCTGATTCACCACATAGTCAGCCATCTTAGTTGTGACAAAAAATTGCCACCGTTGACCATCCGTCATGATATCACCAAACACGTTTCGATCAATACCAGCGTTGACCAATGTTCCTAAAATCTTACCATGCGAAAGCTGTGCAAATTTAATTGGATAACGAATTTCAAAGAGTTGGATTTCAAAATCGGCTTCCTCAGGTTCAAAATAAGTTGGTGCAATCAACGCACGTTGTCGTTCAGCAGCATTGTAGCCCCCACTGAAATGGTATTTAAGCTCACCCTTTTCACCAATTAAGGTTTGTAGAATGTAAGCCTGTCTAGGATCTAAAAAATCCGTTAATATTGCACGGTATTCAGTTGTTGCTTGTTCAATCCAATCAAGAACTTGTGCAACAAATGGCGCTTCACTTTTTCTAAAGTGCTGATAAACAGCTTCGTTATCAGCCATCTTAGTAATACCTCATGGCTAAGATTTGAATAATCGTCCCTAAGCCACGTTCGACTAAATACAAGACAAAGCCAGCAATGATGGCGGAAAAACCAATACCACCAATTGCTGGTATGATCCGGTCAAAAACCCCTAAGAAGGGTTCAACCAATCTCGCAAGTAGCTGACCTAATTTAGAATCCATCGCACCTGGAATCCAAGTTAATAGACAATAAATAAAGATGATGCCCACATAAATCCTTGTGGCTTGCATTAGGAACATTAATAAATAGATTACAAATTGCACTTAGTTCACCTCAGAATCAAAATCATTTTGATCGATAATATCGGATAGATTACCGTCAATTTCATAGTTTGGTGGCGTGCATAAAAAGATTTGTTCACCGACCCGTTGAATTTCACCATTAATTGCGAAAACTGTCCCGGTCAGAAAATCAATTATGCGTGACGCTTGTGCACCCTCAATTCTCGTAAAATTAACAATAACGGCTTTATTTTCGAGTAAATGCTTACCAACTTTTTTAGCGTCAGAGTAAATACGTGGTTCGCAAAGTACGATTTTATTCATCTTAGCATTGCCTGCGGCGGTCATTGAAATAATATTATCCGGACGTGATGTTGGACTGACTTCATCAGTTGTCTTGGTTCCTTGCAGATCAGTCGAATAATCTTCATCTTCTGTCATGCCGAAAAAATTACTGAAACTAAATTTACCAGCCATCAGTCATCCTCCTAATTATTTACGACGTCGTTTAAAAAATGGGGGTACATCATTGTTATCTTGTTTTGTATCCACAGCGTCACTGTCTACTTGTGCTGTTCGTTTGAAGATGTCGAAGTCTTTCTTTTCAACTTCATCAAATTTTTCAGTAGCTTTCGCTTGTTCGCGTGGATTAGGTTCACGACGCATGTCCCAATTGCCGAAAGGATCGTCATTAGTTGTTTGTTTAGGTGTACTAGGTTGTACAGGTTGACTTGTTGTTTGAGCAGCTTCTGGACGTTTTGGTGTTTTACCATCGTTATCGATCCCAGTTGCAATCACAGTTACGACAACTTCGTCTCCAAGATTTTCATTGATTGATGTCCCGAAGATTAAGTTGACTTCACTTGTTGCAGCTTGTTGAACGATACCAGCAGCATCTTGTGCTTCAAATAATGACAAGTCTGGGCCACCAGTGATGTTTAAGAGGACTTGTTCTGCGCCATCGATTGAAACTTCCAATAATGGTGATGAAATAGCCTTCTTCGTTGCTTCTGCTGTCCGGTTTTCGCCAGTAGCTGAACCAATCCCCATCAAGGCAGAACCTTGGTTTGCCATTACTGTTTTAACATCAGCAAAATCCAAGTTGACATAACCAGGTGATGTGATTAAGTCTGAAATCCCTTGAACCCCTTGACGTAAAACATTATCAGCTTCGTGGAAAGCTTCCAACATTGGTGTCTTCTTATCAACAATTTCAAGTAAACGGTTATTAGCAATAATGACTAATGTATCAACATGTTGTTTTAATTCAGCAATCCCTGAAGCAGCGTTTTTACCACGTTTAGGGCCTTCGAATGTAAATGGACGTGTCACAACACCAACAGTCAATGCGCCTAAGTCTTTAGCGACTTTAGCAACAACTGGGGCTGCACCGGTACCAGTACCGCCACCCATACCACCAGTAACGAAGATTAAATCAGCGCCTTTTAAGGCTTCTGCTAAAACTTCTTCACTTTCTTCGGCAGCTTTTTGACCAATATCAGGTGTTGAACCTGCACCTAAACCGCGTGTCAATTTAGGTCCTAATTGGATTTTTGTTTCTGCTTTTGAATCTTCAAGCGCTTGTACGTCAGTA from Latilactobacillus sakei subsp. sakei DSM 20017 = JCM 1157 harbors:
- the ileS gene encoding isoleucine--tRNA ligase; the protein is MRIKETLNLGKTAFPMRAGLPNREIDWQKGWADNNLYQQRQKLNEGKPSFVLHDGPPFANGNIHMGHALNKTSKDIIVRYKSMNGFRAPFVPGWDTHGLPIEQALAKKGIKRKEMSLVDYRKLCYDYAMEQVNTQRQDFKRLGISADWDNPYITLTADFEAEEIRVFGEMAKKGYIYKGKKPVYWSPSSESTLAEAEIEYKDIKSPSMYVAFNVVDGKDLLDADTKFIIWTTTPWTIPANLGIAVNPAFDYVQVLADGQKYVVAAERLNKMTDLLGWESVEILKTFKGADMELMTARHPLYDRESLVILGNHVTLETGTGLVHTAPGHGEDDYNAGTKYKLPVLSVVDSKGIMTEDAPGFEGVYYDKANPMVIEALEKNGSLLKLDFFTHSYPHDWRTKKPVIFRATAQWFASIDAFRDQILAQIEKVEFMPEWGKTRLYNMIRDRGDWVISRQRAWGVPLPIFYAEDGTEIITPETIERVAQLFAEHGSNVWFEWDAKDLLPAGFTHPGSPNGEFTKEKDIMDVWFDSGSSHQAVLAARDELTYPADLILEGSDQYRGWFNSSLITSVAVGEVSPYKAVISQGFVLDGNGRKMSKSLGNTILPEKIIKQMGADIVRLWVASVDASSDVKVTMENFQQVSEAYRKIRNTMRFMIANTTDFDPAKDTVDYAELGSVDKFMLVRLNAIIESCKAAYDAYDFATVYKTINMFLTNELSAFYLDFAKDVVYIDGQNDAPRRNMQTVFYAVAVALTKLLTPILPHTAEEIWSYLHEPEEFVQLAEMPEVAHFAGEEDLVATWNAFMGIRDDVLKALETARMDKVIGKSLEAAVTLYPNEANAALLASLDADVKQLLIVSQLTIADQAVEAPAEATQFDGVAVSVAHAEGDVCDRCRMIKTDVGSDDKFPMLCARCAAIVTANYPEAVAEGLEK
- a CDS encoding DivIVA domain-containing protein, with translation MVLTPLDIHNKEFGNKMRGYNPDQVNDFLDQVIKDYESVLNENDALKAELKSSDEKVTYFNELKDALNQSIIVAQEAADKVKENAKREAEIIQTETEKNSKSMLNDATEKANHIIEDATERAKQIAIETDDLKKQTRVFRQRLQVMLESQLEVVKSPEWTDLLSKDDLAGHEALSAEIDLTDLDSKKHNLVDSETVVKPWDDITTDDFSDQTTHTIVFPDDKLPEVADEEAPEEPVIKADTLDDEIQSEETHNGYGYNPIEEDDSEPLTDNNKN
- a CDS encoding YggT family protein — its product is MQFVIYLLMFLMQATRIYVGIIFIYCLLTWIPGAMDSKLGQLLARLVEPFLGVFDRIIPAIGGIGFSAIIAGFVLYLVERGLGTIIQILAMRYY
- a CDS encoding TetR/AcrR family transcriptional regulator; its protein translation is MRKGQVMKQHMALILMQLLSKKRQRKLTVAEFLEQAEVSRTTFYYHFPNGMCGLFRWTLEQEVLALVRQAICAGHWEEGCHEMVQFIMRYPEFCLNLYRFSDEMLRCAFFESFTTTVFKQVLEKYRPHYTDSELKDFEIFYSGALINQIDRWFEGNLKESGEAVDVRVCFNLRQIERLMK
- a CDS encoding YlmH family RNA-binding protein — protein: MADNEAVYQHFRKSEAPFVAQVLDWIEQATTEYRAILTDFLDPRQAYILQTLIGEKGELKYHFSGGYNAAERQRALIAPTYFEPEEADFEIQLFEIRYPIKFAQLSHGKILGTLVNAGIDRNVFGDIMTDGQRWQFFVTTKMADYVVNQITKIGKVTVHLEEQAYTELIIPRDAWQFEQLLVSSFRLDTIIAAVYNMSRQRAKELVQGNKVKLNWQAFDKPDFELDLLDIISVRGYGRIQLKSIDGQTRKEKYRVTLGILRK
- the ftsZ gene encoding cell division protein FtsZ, with the protein product MEYSLDAEQENNGAVIKVIGVGGAGGNAVNRMIDEGVKGVHFIAANTDVQALEDSKAETKIQLGPKLTRGLGAGSTPDIGQKAAEESEEVLAEALKGADLIFVTGGMGGGTGTGAAPVVAKVAKDLGALTVGVVTRPFTFEGPKRGKNAASGIAELKQHVDTLVIIANNRLLEIVDKKTPMLEAFHEADNVLRQGVQGISDLITSPGYVNLDFADVKTVMANQGSALMGIGSATGENRTAEATKKAISSPLLEVSIDGAEQVLLNITGGPDLSLFEAQDAAGIVQQAATSEVNLIFGTSINENLGDEVVVTVIATGIDNDGKTPKRPEAAQTTSQPVQPSTPKQTTNDDPFGNWDMRREPNPREQAKATEKFDEVEKKDFDIFKRTAQVDSDAVDTKQDNNDVPPFFKRRRK
- a CDS encoding cell division protein SepF; its protein translation is MAGKFSFSNFFGMTEDEDYSTDLQGTKTTDEVSPTSRPDNIISMTAAGNAKMNKIVLCEPRIYSDAKKVGKHLLENKAVIVNFTRIEGAQASRIIDFLTGTVFAINGEIQRVGEQIFLCTPPNYEIDGNLSDIIDQNDFDSEVN